The following coding sequences lie in one Terriglobia bacterium genomic window:
- a CDS encoding histidine phosphatase family protein — MNLYFVRHGSAGAPRPHPQADAARGLDREGRRQCELIGKLLAALGIRFDTIVSSPLRRASESAAIIAQQTGYQGRIARAPALRPDGTYERFLELLSGMRNADSALLIGHNLKLAEFIGKLISNSSGRAGIHLNTGAVAKVVKRRAGAATLQWCLTQQMLRAYLAEQNSGPPRARGLR, encoded by the coding sequence ATGAACTTGTATTTCGTGAGACACGGAAGCGCCGGCGCCCCCAGACCACATCCACAGGCGGACGCCGCGCGCGGGCTCGATCGAGAAGGGCGGCGGCAATGCGAGCTGATCGGCAAGCTTCTGGCGGCGCTTGGCATCCGATTCGACACAATTGTCTCCAGCCCACTGCGGCGAGCGTCCGAATCTGCCGCCATCATTGCCCAACAAACCGGTTATCAAGGCCGGATTGCGCGCGCGCCGGCATTGCGGCCGGACGGCACCTACGAACGGTTCCTCGAACTGCTCTCCGGGATGCGAAACGCCGATTCCGCCTTGCTGATCGGGCACAATCTCAAGCTCGCCGAATTCATCGGAAAACTGATCAGCAACAGCAGCGGGCGCGCCGGCATTCATCTGAATACGGGCGCAGTAGCTAAGGTTGTAAAGAGGCGCGCGGGCGCCGCTACGCTGCAGTGGTGCCTGACGCAACAGATGCTCCGTGCATATCTGGCGGAGCAGAATAGCGGGCCGCCTCGCGCACGGGGGCTACGCTAA